The Erigeron canadensis isolate Cc75 chromosome 1, C_canadensis_v1, whole genome shotgun sequence genome segment ATATCATGTAGCTAAACAAGGTACAACAGATTCATCTACTTGATTTAGTTTTAAAGGTAGCAAAGTAGGGTTGCTATGCGGGTTGGGTACTTGGGTCAAAACAGGCTGTGTTGACCCACAAACAATATTTTACCCGTttgaaagatatataataaaagctAATGCATTAATTTAATATACTCCCGGAGTTACCGTACCAAATTACCAATactacattttaattttttttgtttcatttcgcGTGTATGTGCAATGGGTGATTACCTAGATTCTGCAAAATGACCAATTGGTGAAGACACACAATTGAGGTATGTTATTCATCTCGGAACCTTTTGTTTAAATACTATTTTCGCTGTTATAGCAATACATATCTCATGAATTTGATAATATTGGAGTTGTATCAATAGCACCACCCCAATAACAAATGTCATTTTGGCTTGATATTAATAGTTTTATATGCTCCACAACTCATGGTTTCTGATCATTGACCTGCAAGTCAGCAGACATTTGCGTGGATAGATAGTATGGCTGATTCGTGCCATAGATGTTTGTTACGCCTGTTACTTATAATGAGAATTAGATctattatatgaaaattaatttgatTTAGTTTTAGGAATGGgtttatatatgcttttttaCTTAGTTTTAGGAATGGGCTTAGATTTGCATATGAAAGCGTTTGTTTGGAATGTATATTTGGGTTTTAAAAATCGAATTGAAATCGTGAAAAAAGTTTTCTAACATCCCAGCCAGGAGATGTTCTTTTATCAAGGTTTATAACATCTGTCATGAGAAAAATAACATTACCGTTGTCATGATATGAACAAACACCATTTTATTACTGGGTTActgaaaaaaaaacaccattttcattgttttttgtttatggGCTTTCCTCCAATTTGTTAATCACCtttatctcaaaattaataTCTACAAGGTTCCCAAATGATACAACTTCAGCTACAACAGACCCCTAAAACATCCGAGCAACATCAGCTCCATGAAGTGGGTTGAATGGGTCAAATCCTGACCCATAAATAATGTGAAGTTGCTCCAGATTTGTGGCTATGGACCCGACCACATTTATCTTTGATTTGTTACCACTCGAATACACTTTTAAGAGTATCTGGAGCAGCTGGGTATATTATGTATCACAAGCTCTTAAAAGCTGTCTGGTCTTCGATCTTGAGCCGCATCTTGCATCACATTATTTTTATCATGCTTTCATATCATATTAAACTTTACAGAATTTAAGACTACACTAATACATTGTAACAATCATAAGAGATGGTATTTTATTAGAAAAGAAATCAACCCCCTTAATATCCTAATAAAAGTATACAACTATTTAGATAAATCGTATGTTATGGAACAAAATTAACATCAAATCAAACCCTTGATAAGTTCTTGCCATCACAAACTCTAAATTGGTTGAAAACAGAAATTATATCCCTGTAGTTTAGATTTAAGCCCTACTCACATGCAGCATAATATTGATCCAGTAACCATGAATAAATTCCATTAGTTTACTTGAATTCTTTTCTGTATGTAAACTGTCTTTGTGGTTCAAGACCCACACAGAAAACACCATATGCAACAATAACATTgtcaaccaaaaaataaaatcttcttCCATCGGTCATGTCCATGGCTAAAAAATTAAGGTGCCTTGAGGGTGAGGGCTACCTGCAAACGCAAACCTCCCTAATGCAAAAACTTATTAAAACCAAACCCAATTTCAGTTatacaaatgaaataaaaagaattgaaagAATCAAACCCACTAATTAACACCGAGTATTATTGTTCTGTTtttccaataaaaataaaatcttgatGGGCAGTACTTTCctgatcattattttttttatcaaccgATATAATGATCAGGGATTTGGGAGATGATCGGCCAGTACTTCCCTTTTCCTCTTCTTCTATCACTCCTACACTTTTTTCTCAGTTCCCGGGAAGGAGAATGCACAGACAAACTTGAAAGAGAAGGGAGTAGTGTCTCTGGCAAATCTCTTAGCTTCTGACAATTATCGATATAAAGACGTTCAAGGGAGGTGAGGTGTTCCATTCCTTTTGAAACTGTTTCCAATTCCTTAAAATTCTCTATATATAGCCATGTTAGAGACATTGGAAGTAAGAAAGAacatgatgacgatgatgaaaaGGAAGTAGTTGTAATCCTGCTGCTACTATTATTTTCTGCATTTGCAAATGAAACCACTCCTGAATTTTCACCATCTAACACTAAGCACACAAGTGAGTTTGGAAAGTTCTGTATCTCCCACTCTGACATCGGCTTCTTTAATCCTCCTATAGATAACTTACTTAAATTGGGAGGCCACAAACCACCAGGAAATGAGTAGTCCATGCTTGTACAACCCCATATCCACATCTCTTCCATTGATGTGAGACTTTGCAATTGCTCATGTGGAAATGACTTCATATTCTTGCAATCAACTATCTGAAGAACACTTAGACAAAGACGGGGAAGAAAACCATAACCTTTCTCTGGAATGGATTCTATACTTTCACAACTCCTAATACTCAATTGGGTGAGATTAAGTAAGCATCCTTCTGGTAACAAACTTAAATTTGGCATTCCACTTATATCAAGAGATGTAAGTGAAGACAAGAAGTTGTTGACAAGCCAATTTACCTCCACATTTTTACAGTACCTAATTCCAACACTCTTCAAAGTTGATGAGAAGTCATGATTATCCAGCGCTGGGAAGGTCAATGATTTCATCGAACAACAAGCGGATATCTCGATCCTCTCAATACTAGTTGAACCACAATGGTAACTCTCCAATCTCTTACAATTATTAAGACTCGCTCTTCTAAGATGATCCATGCTAATCACCAAATCCATCTTTTTCTCTCCCATTCTTACCAAATTCTTACACCCCCTCACTTCCAACTCCTGTAAATTCACAAGAACATTACATGCTTCTTCTTCTGACTCCCACAAGTATATGAGTCTGTCACACCTTGAAATGTTTAGATATTCTACTGCCCGAAGATTCTCTAGTACTTCTCCATCTAACTGAGTAGTAAGTCCATTAATTTCCCTCATTGTCAATCTAGTAATTGTTGGAGACACGCCGATCATGCTTTTTAACGCCACTGCTAAACATCTCTCTACATGTAGAACCCGAACGGAATGTATTGGCTCAATTGTCAATACTCTCAATTTCGGACAGTTTTTAATAGAAATCTCATTAAGACAAGGAAATGATGTAGCAGTTCCATCTATGGCACCACCATTTATAGTTGACCATTCCTCCCAACCTTCCATATtctcaaatttcaaaacttcaagtGCTGGAAATGTATTACCATTTGCAGTTCCAAGTAACTCTGAACCCACTCTCTTCAATCTCTTCATGCTTTCAACAAACAACTTTTGAAGTGATGGCAGATGTCCAAGTGTTGGTAAGCATGTACAACTTCTACAGCCACGTAATGTAATCTGGGTTAAGCAATCGTATGTGGGATCCCCAAGCCAATTAGAAAATTTTGTTCCAATGTAGTTCGATATCTTGATGTGGGTCAACTTCTCAAAAGGCCTTAGTCCTTCAAGCACTTTAGACTCAATCAACTCATTCCGAGAATCATCAAAGACGTCACTCCAGTCCATCTCCAAGTCACGAAGACCCTTCTTTTGATGTAAATTGGTTTCATTTGCGTCAGTTGAATTTGTGAGTTTGTGCAGTCCTTCAATGGTAAGTCGGCCTTGAAGATGCTGTAGGTCCTTAAGATGagatattttgaaaccattagTATCTCCAATAATAACTTTGGATAGAGTTTGTAGACTAGTCAATTTACCAATCCCCACGGGCAACTCTTTTAACTGTGGAGTATCTATGATCTCAAGATGTCGCAGGTTTATCAGCTTTTTAAGACTGTCTGGCAAGCTAGATAACCTCTGACAACCATAAAGCAACAAGCTTTGTAAATTGTACAAGTTACTAACTTGTTCCGGTAAACATGTGATGGCCGTTTTAGAAAAGTTGAGGTACCGCAAATGTTTGAGACCGCCAATGGACTCTGGCACAACTGTGATTTCATAATTAGCTAGGCTTAGCACCCTTAAAAATTGTAATTGGGGAAGTAGCTCTGTAAGGACCTTGCTCGATAAATAGAAAATTTGTCGTCTGTCTATATTTATAGACACTGGTAAGAATGTTCGTAGGC includes the following:
- the LOC122584763 gene encoding putative disease resistance protein At3g14460, translated to MEVILGAFVTVLFEKLASADLIRLARSAGIYSELNRWNDKLLQIQAVFVDEGHKHLRQTSVQLWLNKLQHLAYDIDDVLDDLTTEAARRQMTEASNSTSKLLNIVPTKFHACKYGRKMGAKLDEITSKLHALVEEKNMLGLIDNFGRSNTKIKRLEETSLVDVPSIVGREGDKELLLGKLLGNEPCSRNFSVMSIVGMGGVGKTTLAQTLYNDKKVKDHFEAMSWYCISDEFNVFKICKAIFKDVGGDDQIFETLNQLQVALAEKLSKKRFLIVLDDVWSENHNEWELLQRPFSVAAPGSKVIVTTRKTTAAPIRDSIQAYPLEVLSNLEALSLFAQHALGKQNFDSHQTLKLYGEGIVKKCGRLPLALITLGRVLRTKRNEEEWEELLNSEIWNLRNEGSDILPALRLSYYDLPPHLKQMFAYCCLFPKDYKFGKNELVLLWMAEGFLYQSNGSMTMENLGRECFEELVSRSFFQHSTNNTSQYTMHDLIHDLAVTVAEEYFFMLGEKMDVGGRNEALEKLRHFSYIFHKYGVYSKFKALYRARRLRTFLPVSINIDRRQIFYLSSKVLTELLPQLQFLRVLSLANYEITVVPESIGGLKHLRYLNFSKTAITCLPEQVSNLYNLQSLLLYGCQRLSSLPDSLKKLINLRHLEIIDTPQLKELPVGIGKLTSLQTLSKVIIGDTNGFKISHLKDLQHLQGRLTIEGLHKLTNSTDANETNLHQKKGLRDLEMDWSDVFDDSRNELIESKVLEGLRPFEKLTHIKISNYIGTKFSNWLGDPTYDCLTQITLRGCRSCTCLPTLGHLPSLQKLFVESMKRLKRVGSELLGTANGNTFPALEVLKFENMEGWEEWSTINGGAIDGTATSFPCLNEISIKNCPKLRVLTIEPIHSVRVLHVERCLAVALKSMIGVSPTITRLTMREINGLTTQLDGEVLENLRAVEYLNISRCDRLIYLWESEEEACNVLVNLQELEVRGCKNLVRMGEKKMDLVISMDHLRRASLNNCKRLESYHCGSTSIERIEISACCSMKSLTFPALDNHDFSSTLKSVGIRYCKNVEVNWLVNNFLSSLTSLDISGMPNLSLLPEGCLLNLTQLSIRSCESIESIPEKGYGFLPRLCLSVLQIVDCKNMKSFPHEQLQSLTSMEEMWIWGCTSMDYSFPGGLWPPNLSKLSIGGLKKPMSEWEIQNFPNSLVCLVLDGENSGVVSFANAENNSSSRITTTSFSSSSSCSFLLPMSLTWLYIENFKELETVSKGMEHLTSLERLYIDNCQKLRDLPETLLPSLSSLSVHSPSRELRKKCRSDRRRGKGKYWPIISQIPDHYIG